From Salarias fasciatus chromosome 5, fSalaFa1.1, whole genome shotgun sequence, a single genomic window includes:
- the LOC115388501 gene encoding zinc-binding protein A33-like translates to MSDQTETDLSCPVCRKIFTDPVLLLCSHSFCKDCLQTCWRQRGSQQCPVCREISDLNDPPRNLVLKNLCEAFLLKRQQRVSEPLCSRHSEKLRLFCLDHQELVCSVCRDSKTHTNHRIRPVDEAAKDHREELQKSLKPLQEKLEAFNRAEVQFDQTVDLIEVQAGNTKRQISAEFQKLHQFLKEEEEARMAALREEEEQKSQRMKEKIQALNRERSALSDTIRSSQEKLRAADILFLQNYKAAVEEVQQRPLLEDPQLPSGALIDVAKHLGNLSFNIWKKMEEKVSYSPVILDPNTAHEDLMVCDDLTAVRGGGRQKLPDNPERVKGHSIVLGSEGFESGSHCWDVDVTNNNCWSVGVTTDTDQLTTYREIRFSVDLTLTKKLTRVRVHLDCDNKKLSFYDPDTNSHIYTFAVLSSTSLSIRTSLADRGQTLVEDPSHSRV, encoded by the exons ATGTCTGATCAGACAGAAACAgatctgtcctgtcctgtctgcCGTAAGATCTTCACTGATCCCGTCCTCCTGCTGTGCAGCCACAGCTTCTGTAAAGACTGTCTGCAGACCtgctggaggcagagaggcTCACAGCAGTGTCCAGTCTGTAGAGAAATATCTGATTTAAACGATCCACCGAGAAACTTGGTGTTAAAGAACCTGTGTGAGGCCTTCTTATtgaagagacagcagagagTTTCTGAACCTCTGTGCAGTCGACACTCAGAGAAACTCAGACTCTTCTGTCTGGATCATCAGGAGCTGGTTTGTTCCGTCTGCAGAgactcaaaaacacacaccaaccaCAGGATCAGACCTGTTGATGAAGCTGCAAAAGATCACAGAGAGGAACTCCAGAAATCCCtgaaacctctgcaggagaaactGGAGGCCTTTAACAGAGCTGAAGTACAGTTTGATCAAACTGTAGATCTCATTGAAGTCCAGGCTGGAAACACAAAGAGGCAGATTAGTGCAGAGTTTCAGAAGCTTCATCAGTTTctcaaagaggaggaggaggccaggaTGGCTGctctgagggaggaagaggagcagaagagTCAGAGGATGAAGGAGAAGATCCAGGCTCTGAACAGAGAGAGATCAGCTCTGTCAGACACCATCAGATCCTCCCAGGAgaagctgagagctgcagacatcctgTTCCTACAAAACTACAAGGCTGCAGTGGAAGAGgtgcagcagcgccccctgctggaggatcCACAGCTGCCCTCAGGAGCTCTCATCGATGTGGCCAAACATCTGGGCAACCTGAGCTTCAACATCTggaagaagatggaggagaaggtctcCTACAGTCCTGTGATTCTGGATCCCAACACGGCTCATGAGGATCTGATGGTCTGTGATGATCTGACCgctgtgagaggaggagggaggcagaagCTTCCAGATAATCCAGAGAGGGTTAAAGGTCACAGCATCGTCCTTGGATCAGAGGGCTTCGAATCAGGATCTCACTGCTGGGATGTTGATGTGACGAATAATAACTGCTGGAGCGTCGGTGTGACGACTGACACAGACCAATTGACTACATACAGAGAAATACGTTTCAGTG TGGATCTCACTTTGACCAAGAAGTTGACCAGGGtcagagttcatctggactgTGACAACAAGAAGCTGTCATTCTATGATCCTGACACCAACTCACACATTTACACCTTTG CAGTCCTGAGCTCCACCTCGCTGAGCATCAGAACCTCGCTGGCTGACAGAGGACAGACGCTGGTTGAAGATCCATCCCACAGCAGAGTGTGA